CTGAATGCCATCGGCATGCCGGGAGTGGACAGGATGGAGATCCTGAAAGGCCCGGACGGCAGCCTTTTCGGCGCTAATTCCGGAGGTGTGGTGCTGCTGCAGCAGGAGCATTCCGGCAGATCGGAAGCGGGCGTATCCGGCGGATCTTTCGGGTTGTTCTCACAATACATCACCCTGCGGCCCGTACTTGGCAAGCACAAGCTCCGCCTCACCCAATCCTGGCAGCAGGCAGACGGTTACCGCGAGAACACGCGGCTTCGCCAGGGCTATGTGCAACTCAGCGATAACTGGCAGTATTCGGAAAAGAATACCCTGCAGGCATTTGCATTTTACAGTGATCTGGGATACCGCACACCCGGAGGCCTTACCCTGGACCAATTCAGGGCCGATCCCCGCAAGGCCCGTTCGGGGGCTGTGGATCAGCAGGCCGGCATCTATAACAAAATGCTTTTCGGTGGTCTCTCTCATACCGCCGCTATTACCCCGCAGCTGGAACATGTGATCGCCGTAACGGCATCGGCAGTGGATTTTGAGAACCCTTTCCTGACGAATTATGAAACCCGGAAGGAAAAGACCTGGGGCGTACGCACATACCTCTCCTGGCAGGGCGCTGCCCGCCGCTGGGAAAACAACCTGGGACTGGAATGGCAGCAGACCACCGCGGATATCCACAACTACGATAACAATGCCGGAGAAAAAGGCCCCTTGCAGGCCGCAGCGGATATCCTGAGCGACCAACATTTCTTCTTCAACCGCTTCCGGGCGGACCTGGCTGACAAACTCACGCTGGAAGCCGCCCTCAGCCTGAACTTTTACAGCTACAATTTCCGCGATAGCGCAAAGATCAAAAAACACTTCGATCCGCAATGGATGCCCCGGCTGGCCCTCAGCTACCAGCTGCATGAATCCGTAGTGCTGCGAGCCACCGTCAGCCGCGGTTATTCCCCGCCCACCACCGCCGAAGTACGCCCGGCGGACAACCAGATCTATGACAACCTGCAACCGGAAAGCGGCTGGAACTATGAGGCCGGTATAAGGCTGGCCGACCGTACGCAACGTTTTCGTGCAGACGTATCCGTATTCCACTACCGCCTGCGGAACGCCATTGTGCGCCAGGTGAATGCCGGCGGCGCAGAGTTCTTTACCAACGCCGGCGGCACCCGCCAGACGGGCCTGGAATCGCAGCTCACTTTCCGTTTGTTTAAAAAAGAACATGACGGTTTCTTCCGGAACCTTACTCTCAATAACAGCTTTACCCTGAACCTCTTCCGCTTCAATAACGGCAACGACCTCACCGGTGTGCCGAAACAGGTGCTGACCACCGGTATGCAAACGCAATTGCCCGCAGGGCTGTACTTTTTCGCACAGCACCATTTCACTTCAGCGCTGCCATTGAATGACGCCAACACGGTGTACAACGAATCATACCATGTAGTGATGCTGAGAGCCGGATGGGCATTCCGGGCCTTTGAACTGTATGCCGCGGTGGACAACCTGCTGAATGAAAGGTACAGTCCCGGCAGTGATATCAATGCGTTCGGGAACCGTTACTATAATGCCGCAGCGATGCGGAATTTGGTGGCGGGGGTAAAGGTGAGGTGGTAAAATCAGAAAGTAGTAAATTAGTGCCTGAGTTAACC
This genomic stretch from Chitinophaga sp. XS-30 harbors:
- a CDS encoding TonB-dependent receptor domain-containing protein, whose translation is MKIILAALLTFLSCLCRAQDTLPAVSVYGYPGSRLFSRVPASVSVVDSNMIRYQPGISVMNSVPGVRLEERSPGSYRLSLRGSLLRSPYGVRNVKVYLDQFPLTDAGGNTYLNAIGMPGVDRMEILKGPDGSLFGANSGGVVLLQQEHSGRSEAGVSGGSFGLFSQYITLRPVLGKHKLRLTQSWQQADGYRENTRLRQGYVQLSDNWQYSEKNTLQAFAFYSDLGYRTPGGLTLDQFRADPRKARSGAVDQQAGIYNKMLFGGLSHTAAITPQLEHVIAVTASAVDFENPFLTNYETRKEKTWGVRTYLSWQGAARRWENNLGLEWQQTTADIHNYDNNAGEKGPLQAAADILSDQHFFFNRFRADLADKLTLEAALSLNFYSYNFRDSAKIKKHFDPQWMPRLALSYQLHESVVLRATVSRGYSPPTTAEVRPADNQIYDNLQPESGWNYEAGIRLADRTQRFRADVSVFHYRLRNAIVRQVNAGGAEFFTNAGGTRQTGLESQLTFRLFKKEHDGFFRNLTLNNSFTLNLFRFNNGNDLTGVPKQVLTTGMQTQLPAGLYFFAQHHFTSALPLNDANTVYNESYHVVMLRAGWAFRAFELYAAVDNLLNERYSPGSDINAFGNRYYNAAAMRNLVAGVKVRW